One genomic segment of Polynucleobacter sp. MWH-UH2A includes these proteins:
- a CDS encoding SDR family oxidoreductase, with the protein MRTFGKPSILIIGCGDIGLRVAKQLSTSHRVFALTSSQHRFQELREVGATPILGNLDEPESLWRLASLAQTVIHLAPPQNQGSRDYRTRNLLRILAQGSSAVRRLIYISTTGVYGDHRGAKVSELTPVSPRSERAQRRVDAERMLRLWGPAHGVAITILRVPGIYAADRLPIERLQSQTPALLPEEDAYSNHIHSDDLARLVCAAVYHGKPQRVINACDGNETKMGDYFDEVADAFGLARAPRMPAKQLQEIVSPMLWSFMRESRRVTNARLSELKTPLRYPSVADFLKTISKNP; encoded by the coding sequence ATGCGTACTTTTGGTAAACCTTCAATCCTGATTATTGGCTGTGGCGATATAGGCCTTCGGGTGGCAAAACAGCTTTCAACCAGCCATCGGGTTTTTGCTCTGACTTCTTCACAACATCGTTTTCAGGAGTTACGAGAGGTTGGCGCGACACCGATTTTAGGAAATCTGGATGAACCAGAGTCTTTGTGGCGACTGGCGAGCTTAGCTCAAACCGTCATTCATTTAGCCCCACCCCAAAATCAAGGAAGTCGTGATTATCGAACCCGTAACCTGCTCAGAATTTTAGCCCAAGGGTCTTCGGCCGTCAGGCGGCTGATCTATATCAGCACTACCGGCGTATATGGCGACCACCGGGGCGCTAAAGTTAGCGAGTTGACTCCAGTAAGCCCGCGGAGTGAACGAGCGCAGAGGAGGGTGGATGCAGAGCGAATGCTCCGTTTGTGGGGCCCCGCTCACGGAGTGGCCATCACTATTTTGCGAGTGCCCGGTATCTATGCTGCCGATCGATTACCCATTGAGCGCTTGCAATCACAGACCCCTGCATTATTGCCAGAGGAGGATGCCTATTCCAATCATATTCATAGCGATGATTTAGCACGCTTAGTTTGTGCGGCCGTTTATCACGGCAAGCCACAAAGAGTGATTAATGCATGTGATGGCAATGAAACCAAAATGGGTGATTACTTTGATGAAGTGGCAGATGCTTTTGGCCTAGCCAGAGCGCCAAGAATGCCGGCGAAACAATTGCAAGAAATTGTCAGCCCGATGTTGTGGTCTTTTATGCGGGAATCGAGACGCGTGACCAATGCACGCTTATCAGAATTAAAAACGCCGCTACGTTATCCGAGCGTAGCGGATTTTCTAAAGACTATTTCCAAGAATCCTTGA
- a CDS encoding acetylornithine transaminase, producing MNTPAPIDTHSVMFITQRPDVIMVEGDGSWLTDNNGKRYLDFLQGWAVNCLGHGNPGMIAALNTQAKKLINPSPAFYNEPMIGLSNLLTANSCFNKVFFANSGAEANEGAIKLARKWGQLNKNGAFEIITFDHSFHGRTLATMSASGKPGWDTMFAPQVPGFPKADLNDLDSVKKLVTDKTVAIMLEPVQGEGGVIPATKEFMQALRKFTKENNILLIVDEVQVGCGRTGTLFAYQQFGIEPDIMTLGKGIGGGVPLAALMTTDAVACFVPGDQGGTYNGNPLMTAVGISVIEQLLAPGFLDSVKTKGELLKSELLKLSAEFGLEGERGEGLLRALMLGKDIGGKLVDLARDRSPEGLLINSPRPNLLRFMPALNVSNDEILQMCNILRELLKETA from the coding sequence ATGAACACACCCGCCCCTATCGATACCCATTCAGTGATGTTTATCACCCAACGTCCAGACGTGATCATGGTTGAAGGAGATGGCTCTTGGTTAACTGATAACAATGGCAAGCGCTATTTAGATTTCTTGCAAGGCTGGGCGGTCAATTGTTTAGGTCATGGCAACCCCGGCATGATTGCTGCGCTCAATACCCAAGCAAAGAAACTGATCAATCCAAGCCCCGCGTTTTACAACGAGCCGATGATTGGTTTATCGAATTTGCTAACAGCCAATAGCTGCTTTAACAAAGTCTTTTTTGCAAACAGCGGTGCAGAAGCGAATGAAGGCGCAATCAAGTTAGCCCGCAAATGGGGTCAACTCAATAAAAATGGCGCCTTTGAAATCATCACTTTCGATCACAGCTTTCATGGCCGCACTTTGGCGACTATGAGTGCTTCAGGAAAACCAGGTTGGGATACGATGTTTGCTCCTCAAGTGCCAGGTTTTCCAAAAGCAGATCTTAACGATTTGGATTCGGTTAAAAAATTAGTCACAGATAAAACTGTCGCAATCATGCTTGAGCCCGTACAAGGCGAAGGCGGCGTGATTCCAGCCACTAAAGAATTTATGCAAGCATTGCGCAAATTCACCAAAGAAAACAATATTCTGTTGATTGTGGATGAAGTGCAAGTAGGCTGTGGCCGTACGGGCACTTTATTTGCCTATCAACAATTTGGTATCGAACCAGACATCATGACCTTAGGTAAAGGCATTGGTGGTGGCGTTCCCCTTGCGGCACTCATGACAACTGATGCAGTAGCCTGCTTTGTTCCTGGAGATCAAGGCGGCACCTACAATGGCAATCCACTCATGACTGCGGTTGGTATTAGCGTGATTGAGCAATTACTTGCCCCAGGATTTTTAGATAGCGTTAAAACAAAAGGTGAGCTCCTGAAATCTGAGCTTCTTAAACTCTCCGCAGAGTTTGGTTTAGAAGGCGAGCGTGGTGAAGGATTATTGCGCGCGCTAATGCTGGGTAAAGATATTGGTGGAAAACTAGTCGATCTAGCTCGTGATCGCAGTCCTGAAGGTCTATTAATCAATTCGCCAAGACCAAACTTGTTGCGCTTTATGCCGGCACTCAATGTAAGCAATGATGAGATATTGCAAATGTGCAATATCTTGCGCGAACTTCTTAAAGAAACTGCTTAG
- the ispH gene encoding 4-hydroxy-3-methylbut-2-enyl diphosphate reductase produces MSESDHAEILMAQPRGFCAGVDRAINIVNEALVRFGAPIYVRHEIVHNAYVVNELREKGAVFVDELHEVPKGGIVVFSAHGVSQEVRKDAEQRGLQVYDATCPLVTKVHLEVVKMCKEGFTVLMIGHAGHPEVEGTMGQVKEGIFLIEKIGDVEKLPFPSNEKMAFVTQTTLSVDETKEIVEALTKKFPDIVQPRKQDICYATQNRQDAVKFMAPQVEVVIVVGSATSSNSNRLRELSEKLGVPSYMVDAPEQLKPEWFAGKKRVGLTAGASAPESLAQSIVSRIQEFGPRSVRPLAGVVEDVTFSLPKNLVD; encoded by the coding sequence ATGAGTGAATCTGATCACGCAGAAATTTTGATGGCACAACCCCGTGGATTTTGTGCGGGCGTTGATCGCGCTATCAATATTGTGAACGAAGCTTTGGTGCGTTTTGGTGCTCCGATTTATGTGCGCCATGAAATTGTTCATAACGCTTATGTAGTAAACGAATTGCGCGAGAAAGGCGCAGTGTTCGTGGATGAATTGCATGAAGTACCTAAGGGTGGAATCGTCGTGTTTAGTGCGCACGGCGTGTCCCAGGAGGTGCGTAAAGACGCTGAACAGCGTGGCTTGCAGGTGTATGACGCGACCTGCCCTTTGGTCACGAAAGTCCATCTTGAAGTGGTCAAGATGTGTAAAGAGGGCTTTACGGTATTGATGATTGGTCATGCGGGTCATCCAGAGGTGGAAGGCACCATGGGCCAAGTGAAGGAAGGCATTTTCTTAATTGAAAAGATTGGTGATGTAGAGAAGCTGCCTTTTCCAAGCAATGAAAAAATGGCATTCGTAACGCAAACGACATTGTCAGTTGATGAGACCAAAGAAATAGTTGAAGCGCTCACAAAAAAATTCCCCGATATTGTTCAGCCCCGTAAGCAAGATATTTGTTACGCCACTCAGAATCGTCAAGACGCTGTGAAATTTATGGCGCCGCAAGTCGAGGTTGTTATTGTGGTGGGTAGCGCGACAAGTTCGAACTCCAATCGTCTGCGTGAACTATCGGAAAAGTTAGGCGTACCGTCCTACATGGTTGATGCACCAGAGCAGTTGAAGCCAGAATGGTTTGCAGGTAAAAAGCGGGTGGGTTTAACGGCGGGCGCATCTGCCCCTGAGAGCCTTGCTCAATCCATTGTGTCTCGTATTCAAGAATTTGGCCCCAGAAGTGTTCGCCCTTTAGCGGGTGTTGTCGAAGACGTTACTTTTTCTTTACCTAAAAATTTAGTTGATTGA
- a CDS encoding branched-chain amino acid ABC transporter permease yields MDIFLQQIINGLVLGSIYALIALGYTMVYGVLGIINFAHGEVLMIGAMVSLSLLRLILGLTSDLPGWLTLLIVLPVTMAVCAGLSYWIERIAYRPLRNAPRLAPLISAIGMSILLQTLAMLIWSRNPMTYPQLLPSTPIELGTTGATITGKEIVIILVAIAVMCGLLFLVEKTKLGRAMRATAEQTQIASLMGVNPNRVISVTFMLGGALAGLAGVMIASNYGNVHFYMGFIPGLKAFTAAVLGGIGNLQGAMLGGLLLGLIESLGAGYIGELTGGVFGSNYQDIFAFLVLILVLVLRPTGLLGEKVSDRA; encoded by the coding sequence ATGGATATTTTTCTTCAACAAATCATCAATGGCTTGGTGCTGGGTAGCATCTATGCCTTGATCGCCTTGGGTTACACCATGGTGTACGGCGTGTTGGGGATTATTAATTTTGCGCATGGCGAAGTGTTGATGATTGGCGCCATGGTGTCCTTGTCATTGCTACGTCTTATCTTGGGCCTCACAAGTGATTTGCCGGGTTGGTTAACCTTGCTAATTGTTTTGCCTGTGACGATGGCGGTTTGTGCTGGCTTGAGTTATTGGATTGAGCGGATCGCCTATCGTCCTTTGCGTAATGCGCCACGATTAGCGCCGCTGATTTCGGCAATTGGTATGTCGATACTCTTGCAAACGCTGGCGATGTTGATTTGGTCGCGCAATCCAATGACCTATCCGCAGTTACTTCCATCCACTCCAATTGAGTTGGGAACTACAGGCGCAACCATTACAGGAAAAGAGATTGTCATCATTCTTGTTGCTATAGCGGTGATGTGCGGATTACTGTTTCTGGTTGAAAAAACTAAATTGGGAAGAGCAATGCGTGCAACCGCTGAGCAAACGCAAATTGCTTCTTTGATGGGCGTGAACCCCAATCGCGTGATTTCTGTAACGTTTATGTTGGGTGGTGCGCTTGCAGGCTTAGCTGGCGTGATGATTGCCAGCAATTATGGCAATGTGCATTTCTATATGGGATTTATTCCCGGCCTCAAAGCATTTACTGCGGCCGTGTTGGGTGGCATCGGGAATCTACAGGGCGCCATGTTGGGTGGTCTCCTATTAGGTTTAATTGAGTCATTGGGCGCTGGCTATATTGGTGAGCTCACTGGCGGAGTCTTTGGTTCCAACTACCAAGATATTTTTGCCTTCTTAGTGTTGATTTTGGTGTTGGTGTTGCGTCCCACTGGTTTATTGGGCGAGAAAGTTTCTGATCGTGCTTAA
- a CDS encoding ABC transporter ATP-binding protein, which yields MSALLRVEDLKVAYGGINAVKGIDLHVNQGELVALIGANGAGKSSSLKAIAGLLTPAAGVIQFANQQANGQPAYELARLGLGLVPEGRGVFKRMTILENLQMGAFLKSDAKAIERKLEEVFQYFPRLKERLSQLAGTLSGGEQQMVAMGRAMMAEPKLLLLDEPSMGLSPIMVETIFDVVRNLSKNGMTILLVEQNARLTLQIADRAYVMESGLITLAGPGSELLQDPRVRTAYLGE from the coding sequence ATGAGTGCACTGCTCAGAGTCGAAGATTTGAAGGTAGCCTACGGCGGCATTAATGCGGTTAAGGGTATCGATCTGCATGTTAATCAAGGCGAGCTCGTTGCTTTAATTGGTGCTAATGGCGCTGGCAAAAGTTCTAGTCTTAAAGCCATCGCTGGTTTATTGACTCCAGCGGCAGGCGTTATCCAATTTGCCAACCAGCAAGCCAATGGACAGCCCGCTTATGAATTGGCTCGATTAGGTCTTGGTTTAGTGCCAGAAGGGCGCGGCGTATTCAAGCGCATGACGATCCTAGAAAATTTGCAGATGGGCGCTTTTTTGAAGAGCGACGCCAAAGCAATTGAGCGAAAACTCGAAGAGGTCTTCCAATATTTCCCAAGATTGAAAGAAAGACTCTCTCAATTGGCGGGAACGCTTTCTGGCGGCGAGCAGCAAATGGTGGCAATGGGTAGGGCAATGATGGCTGAGCCAAAATTATTGTTGCTCGATGAGCCTTCAATGGGTCTATCCCCCATCATGGTTGAAACAATCTTTGATGTCGTTCGCAATCTCTCTAAGAATGGGATGACCATTTTGTTGGTAGAGCAAAACGCACGTCTTACCTTGCAAATCGCCGATCGGGCTTATGTGATGGAAAGCGGGCTGATCACCCTCGCTGGGCCTGGATCAGAATTGCTTCAAGATCCAAGGGTGCGCACTGCCTATTTAGGTGAATAA
- a CDS encoding branched-chain amino acid ABC transporter substrate-binding protein, whose translation MKSAIALSVAALILTACGKGGDKAAAVPADGIEVKIGHVAPLTGPIAHLGKDNENGARLALEEINKAGLTIDGKKVVLTLVPEDDAEDPKTATQVAQKLVDAKVVGVVGHLNSGTSIPASKIYSDAGITQISPSSTNPDYTKQGFKTTYRLVATDAQQGPALANYVANTLKAKTVAIIDDSTQYGKGLADEFEKTVKAAGVKVVTREASNNKATDFKAILTKVKGSKPDVIMYGGMDATGGPLAKQATELGIKAKIVGGDGMCTEKLIELAGEAVVNVTCSEAGKALSKMAQGADFQKRYKERFNSDVQIYAPFTYDAVYVLVDSMKRANSTDPAKILLAMPDTKMNGLVGNIAFDSKGDMKEGVITLYDFKDKKKTVLDVINM comes from the coding sequence ATGAAGAGTGCGATTGCCTTGTCGGTAGCCGCATTAATTTTGACCGCTTGTGGAAAGGGTGGCGATAAGGCTGCTGCCGTTCCTGCTGATGGGATTGAAGTCAAGATTGGACATGTAGCCCCATTAACGGGGCCGATTGCTCACTTGGGCAAAGATAATGAAAACGGTGCACGCTTAGCCCTTGAAGAAATTAATAAAGCCGGTTTAACGATTGATGGCAAAAAGGTAGTTTTGACTTTGGTTCCTGAGGATGATGCTGAAGATCCAAAAACCGCCACACAGGTCGCCCAAAAATTAGTTGATGCAAAAGTAGTTGGTGTTGTGGGGCACTTAAATTCTGGTACGAGCATTCCAGCATCGAAGATCTATAGCGATGCAGGCATTACCCAAATTTCTCCATCTTCAACCAATCCCGATTACACCAAACAAGGCTTCAAGACAACCTATCGTCTAGTGGCGACTGATGCGCAGCAAGGCCCTGCTTTAGCTAATTACGTTGCAAATACTTTAAAAGCAAAAACAGTTGCGATTATTGATGACTCAACTCAGTACGGCAAAGGTCTTGCTGATGAGTTTGAGAAGACTGTCAAGGCAGCAGGCGTAAAAGTAGTAACTCGCGAAGCAAGCAACAATAAAGCAACTGACTTCAAGGCTATTCTGACCAAGGTAAAAGGTAGCAAGCCTGATGTCATTATGTATGGTGGTATGGATGCCACTGGTGGTCCTTTGGCTAAGCAAGCTACTGAGCTAGGCATTAAGGCGAAGATTGTTGGTGGCGACGGTATGTGCACTGAAAAACTCATTGAGCTTGCTGGCGAAGCAGTTGTGAATGTCACTTGCTCAGAAGCGGGTAAAGCCCTTTCTAAGATGGCTCAAGGCGCAGACTTCCAAAAGCGTTACAAAGAGCGCTTTAATTCTGATGTCCAAATTTATGCGCCATTTACCTACGATGCGGTTTATGTGTTGGTCGATTCTATGAAGCGTGCTAACTCAACTGATCCAGCAAAGATTTTGTTGGCCATGCCTGACACTAAGATGAATGGCTTGGTTGGCAATATTGCATTTGATAGCAAAGGCGATATGAAGGAAGGCGTGATTACCTTGTACGACTTCAAAGACAAAAAGAAAACAGTTCTTGACGTCATCAATATGTAA
- a CDS encoding ABC transporter ATP-binding protein — protein MLKKLVQNHLSRNAYLGLGVIALVLLPWIVGAGGGNYWVRVLDFALLYIVLALGLNVVVGFAGLLDLGYIAFYALGAYSYALLASPHLPNHFETIAAAFPWGLHFSPWMVAMFSIALAALFGIVLGLPTLQLRGDYLAIVTLGFGEIIRIFMNNLDRPLNLTNGPKGITAIDPLQVFGVTFTKPLDLGFIQIPGLYLVFYLFLILAVLVTIVCLHLQNSRIGRAWVAIREDEIAAKAMGINTRNMKLLAFAIGASFAGVAGVLFSAFQGFVSPESFTLWESIVVLAMVVLGGIGHIPGVILGAIVLAVFPEVLRGVAEPVQKMLFGHVIVDVEVIRQLIYGLALILIMLYRPGGIWQKRGNQ, from the coding sequence GTGCTTAAGAAGCTTGTACAGAATCATCTCAGTCGCAATGCCTATCTTGGCTTGGGCGTAATTGCACTTGTTTTATTGCCATGGATCGTGGGTGCCGGTGGCGGTAACTATTGGGTGAGAGTTCTAGATTTTGCTCTGCTCTATATCGTTCTGGCTTTGGGTCTGAATGTCGTTGTTGGATTTGCTGGCCTTTTAGATTTGGGTTACATCGCTTTTTATGCTCTTGGCGCTTATAGCTACGCTTTGCTTGCTTCTCCACACTTGCCAAATCATTTTGAAACTATTGCCGCTGCGTTTCCATGGGGTCTGCATTTTTCGCCTTGGATGGTGGCGATGTTTTCAATTGCGCTAGCAGCGCTCTTTGGGATTGTGCTGGGTTTGCCTACATTGCAATTACGCGGCGATTATTTGGCGATTGTGACTTTAGGTTTCGGTGAAATCATTCGTATTTTTATGAACAACCTAGATCGCCCTTTAAATCTAACCAATGGACCAAAAGGCATTACGGCGATTGATCCCCTGCAGGTGTTTGGTGTCACCTTTACCAAGCCATTGGATTTGGGGTTTATTCAAATCCCAGGTTTGTATTTGGTGTTTTACCTTTTTCTAATCTTGGCGGTTCTAGTCACCATTGTTTGTTTGCATTTGCAAAACTCTCGAATTGGCCGTGCGTGGGTTGCTATTCGTGAAGATGAGATCGCAGCCAAAGCAATGGGTATCAATACCCGCAATATGAAGTTACTGGCATTCGCGATTGGCGCTTCTTTCGCTGGTGTGGCAGGCGTGCTCTTCTCCGCTTTTCAGGGATTTGTATCGCCAGAATCATTTACCTTATGGGAGTCCATTGTTGTATTGGCCATGGTGGTGCTCGGAGGCATTGGTCATATCCCTGGTGTGATCTTAGGCGCAATTGTGTTGGCAGTATTTCCTGAGGTGTTGCGTGGGGTTGCTGAGCCTGTACAGAAAATGTTATTTGGTCATGTGATCGTTGATGTGGAAGTGATTCGACAACTGATCTACGGCCTTGCTCTAATTTTGATCATGCTTTATCGACCCGGTGGAATCTGGCAGAAGCGGGGTAACCAATAA
- a CDS encoding peptidylprolyl isomerase, with protein MTKLTVLPNSYLTLNYRLTLPNGEDYINTFVDRPATVLMGSGQFAPCFEKVLLGLGVGDKKSALLSPDESFGDRKEDLVQWVSLKALKEGRDDDVEFNPGDVIEFNAPGGAQYAGVLQSIDDEGAWFDFNHPLAGREVTFEAQIVAIL; from the coding sequence ATGACTAAGCTTACTGTTTTGCCCAACTCCTATTTGACTCTGAACTACCGGCTGACCTTGCCCAATGGGGAGGATTACATCAATACGTTTGTTGATCGCCCTGCGACGGTTCTGATGGGTTCTGGACAATTTGCGCCTTGCTTTGAAAAGGTGTTGTTGGGACTGGGTGTTGGTGACAAGAAGAGCGCTTTACTTTCGCCAGATGAAAGTTTTGGCGATCGCAAAGAAGATTTGGTGCAGTGGGTTTCATTGAAGGCGCTGAAAGAAGGGCGCGATGATGATGTGGAATTTAATCCGGGTGATGTGATTGAATTCAACGCTCCTGGCGGCGCTCAATATGCGGGTGTTTTGCAATCGATTGATGACGAAGGTGCATGGTTTGATTTCAACCATCCTTTGGCTGGCAGAGAAGTTACGTTTGAAGCGCAGATTGTCGCTATTCTTTAA
- a CDS encoding ABC transporter ATP-binding protein, with amino-acid sequence MAAHLLLDVTDVSKRFGGVQALDSVGLQVPHGAIVGLIGPNGAGKTTFFNVITGLYPADSGIFLFDRASYFPESVSQVTKSGLARTFQNIRLFGEMTVLENVMVGCHCRSKAGLLGAIFRLPSTQREERSIKEKSLQLLAYVGLSDYADMQARNLSYGHQRRLEIARALATEPKLLALDEPAAGMNATEKLELRELLLRIRADGKTILLIEHDVSLVMGICDHLTVLDYGKVIASGKPADVREHPEVIRAYLGQGAV; translated from the coding sequence ATGGCTGCCCATTTGTTATTAGATGTTACTGACGTCTCTAAGCGTTTTGGTGGTGTGCAGGCACTCGATTCTGTTGGCTTACAAGTTCCTCACGGCGCAATTGTCGGTTTGATTGGACCCAACGGCGCAGGTAAGACTACGTTCTTTAACGTCATTACTGGCCTTTATCCTGCCGATTCCGGAATTTTCTTATTTGATAGAGCCTCTTATTTCCCAGAGTCGGTATCGCAAGTCACGAAATCTGGATTGGCAAGAACTTTTCAAAACATTCGCTTATTTGGCGAGATGACCGTCCTCGAGAATGTGATGGTGGGTTGCCATTGTCGATCTAAGGCGGGATTGCTTGGTGCTATTTTTCGCCTTCCTTCCACTCAACGTGAAGAGCGTTCAATCAAAGAGAAGTCCCTTCAACTGCTGGCGTATGTTGGGTTGAGCGACTACGCAGATATGCAAGCACGCAATCTTTCTTATGGGCATCAACGACGTTTAGAGATTGCTCGAGCATTAGCAACCGAACCAAAACTATTGGCATTGGATGAACCAGCGGCTGGTATGAATGCCACCGAAAAGCTAGAACTACGCGAGTTGCTATTACGTATCCGCGCTGATGGAAAAACCATTCTGCTGATTGAGCATGATGTGAGTTTAGTGATGGGTATTTGTGATCACCTTACGGTGCTCGATTACGGGAAGGTAATTGCCTCGGGTAAGCCGGCTGATGTGCGCGAACACCCCGAAGTGATTAGGGCCTATCTTGGTCAGGGGGCTGTGTAA
- the radC gene encoding DNA repair protein RadC, with the protein MIVSSPAPGVHSSIPQWPKNEQPREKLRLHGAKCLTDAELLAIFLRVGVKGKNAVTLANDLLHHFGSLPRLLASNPAEFTRIHGMGLSKWSQIQAAYELVKRSLEDDLAQRSIFSSPGRVKEFLQAKIGGLPHEVFLCLYLDSGLHLIECQELFRGSITHTAVYPREILKEALSRNASALIVAHNHPSGKPLPSKADQELTQTLRKALQLVDIPLLDHCIVSNGGFFSFSESGLMDIE; encoded by the coding sequence GTGATTGTATCTAGCCCTGCGCCGGGAGTGCACTCTTCAATACCCCAATGGCCCAAAAATGAACAACCCCGAGAAAAGCTTCGCCTCCATGGTGCCAAATGCCTCACTGATGCAGAATTGCTTGCGATATTTTTACGGGTTGGCGTTAAGGGCAAAAATGCCGTCACCCTAGCAAACGATCTCTTGCATCACTTTGGTAGCCTACCCCGCCTTCTCGCTAGCAACCCCGCCGAATTTACCCGCATTCATGGAATGGGGCTTTCCAAGTGGAGTCAGATTCAAGCAGCCTATGAGCTGGTCAAGCGCAGCCTTGAGGATGACCTTGCCCAGCGCTCGATCTTTTCTTCCCCAGGTCGCGTCAAAGAGTTTTTACAGGCCAAAATTGGGGGTCTGCCACATGAAGTTTTTCTTTGTCTCTACTTAGACTCAGGCTTGCACCTGATTGAGTGCCAAGAGCTATTTCGGGGCTCAATTACCCATACGGCGGTATACCCCCGAGAAATCCTAAAAGAGGCCCTTTCCAGAAATGCCAGCGCCCTGATCGTTGCCCACAACCATCCGAGTGGCAAACCGCTGCCCAGCAAAGCAGATCAAGAATTGACGCAGACCCTCAGGAAGGCCTTGCAACTGGTGGATATCCCACTACTTGACCACTGCATCGTGAGTAATGGCGGTTTTTTCTCCTTCTCAGAGAGTGGCCTTATGGATATTGAATAA
- the rpmG gene encoding 50S ribosomal protein L33 produces the protein MAKGGREKIKLESSAGTGHFYTTSKNKRTKPEKMEIMKFDPTIRKHVAYKETKLK, from the coding sequence ATGGCTAAAGGCGGCAGAGAAAAAATCAAATTAGAGTCATCAGCTGGTACTGGTCACTTCTATACAACTTCAAAAAACAAGCGTACTAAGCCTGAGAAAATGGAGATTATGAAATTTGATCCAACCATTCGCAAGCACGTTGCTTATAAAGAAACAAAACTCAAGTAA
- the rpmB gene encoding 50S ribosomal protein L28, with the protein MAKVCQVTGKKPMVGNNVSHANNKTKRRFLPNLQNRRFWVESENRWVSLRLTNAGLRVIDKNGIDAVLSDLRARGEI; encoded by the coding sequence ATGGCAAAAGTTTGCCAAGTCACTGGGAAAAAGCCGATGGTTGGCAACAATGTATCCCATGCAAACAATAAAACGAAGCGTCGCTTTTTGCCGAATTTGCAAAACCGTCGTTTCTGGGTTGAATCTGAAAACCGTTGGGTTAGCTTGCGCTTAACCAACGCTGGTTTGCGCGTTATCGACAAAAATGGCATCGATGCTGTTTTGTCTGATCTCCGTGCACGTGGCGAAATTTAA
- a CDS encoding CDP-6-deoxy-delta-3,4-glucoseen reductase gives MSYQVTLKTSGKQFTVTQDETLLEAALRQGINLPYGCKNGACGSCKGKVVEGKVSHGQHSESALSKADETAGGILFCCSHPQSDLLIVAREVQGAGDIAIRKVPCRVNTISKPSSDVAILKLQLPAAERFQFLAGQYIEFLLKDGQRRAYSIATPPDQEGPLELHIRHLPGGVFTDFVFGVANPALKEKDILRFEGPLGSFFLREDSKKPIIFLAAGTGFAPIKSIIEQMQAKKIARPIYLYWGGRRPSDLYLSDLCKAWEKDIPNFQYIPVISDSLPEDTWQGRTGFVHQAVMQDHPSLKDFQVYACGAPVMVSAARTDFSAQCQLPEEEFFADSFTSTADLITEQS, from the coding sequence GTGTCTTACCAAGTCACGCTCAAAACGAGCGGCAAACAATTTACTGTTACCCAAGATGAAACTCTCTTGGAGGCCGCATTACGTCAAGGCATCAATTTGCCCTATGGTTGTAAAAACGGCGCCTGCGGATCCTGCAAAGGAAAAGTGGTCGAAGGCAAGGTAAGTCATGGCCAACATAGTGAAAGCGCCCTCAGCAAGGCCGATGAAACCGCTGGTGGCATCCTATTTTGTTGCTCACATCCCCAATCTGATTTACTCATCGTAGCGCGTGAAGTTCAAGGCGCCGGGGATATTGCTATCCGTAAAGTACCCTGCCGCGTCAACACGATTAGCAAACCGAGTAGTGATGTTGCCATTCTGAAACTGCAACTACCTGCAGCAGAGCGCTTCCAGTTCCTGGCAGGTCAATATATTGAATTCTTATTAAAAGATGGTCAACGTCGCGCGTATTCGATTGCCACACCCCCTGATCAAGAAGGTCCATTAGAGCTTCATATTCGTCACCTGCCCGGCGGTGTGTTCACTGATTTTGTATTTGGAGTGGCTAATCCCGCCTTAAAAGAAAAAGATATCCTCCGATTTGAAGGGCCTTTGGGCAGCTTTTTCTTGAGAGAAGACTCTAAGAAACCGATTATCTTTTTAGCTGCAGGCACTGGCTTTGCACCGATTAAATCCATCATTGAACAGATGCAAGCCAAGAAGATCGCAAGGCCTATTTATCTGTATTGGGGCGGACGTCGCCCAAGCGACCTCTACCTGAGTGATCTTTGCAAAGCCTGGGAAAAAGACATTCCTAATTTTCAATATATTCCCGTGATCTCGGATAGCCTCCCTGAGGATACTTGGCAGGGCCGCACTGGATTTGTCCATCAAGCGGTAATGCAAGACCACCCAAGTCTTAAGGACTTTCAGGTTTACGCTTGTGGAGCCCCTGTGATGGTGAGCGCCGCTAGAACCGACTTTTCTGCGCAATGCCAACTACCCGAGGAGGAGTTTTTTGCCGACTCCTTCACAAGCACTGCTGATTTAATCACCGAGCAGTCTTAA